One Bos taurus isolate L1 Dominette 01449 registration number 42190680 breed Hereford chromosome 25, ARS-UCD2.0, whole genome shotgun sequence genomic window carries:
- the HSPB1 gene encoding heat shock protein beta-1, with the protein MAERRVPFSLLRGPSWDPFRDWYPAHSRLFDQAFGLPRLPEEWSQWLSHSGWPGYVRALPAAAIEGPAYNRALSRQLSSGVSEIQQTADRWRVSLDVNHFAPEELTVKTKDGVVEITGKHEERQDEHGYISRCFTRKYTLPPGVDPTLVSSSLSPEGTLTVEAPLPKSATQSAEITIPVTFQARAQLGGPEAGKSEQPENK; encoded by the exons ATGGCCGAGCGCCGAGTGCCCTTCTCGCTCCTGCGGGGCCCCAGCTGGGACCCTTTCCGCGACTGGTATCCGGCCCACAGCCGCCTCTTCGACCAGGCCTTCGGGCTGCCCCGGCTGCCCGAGGAGTGGTCGCAGTGGCTGAGCCACAGCGGATGGCCGGGCTACGTGCGCGCGCTGCCCGCCGCAGCGATCGAGGGTCCCGCCTACAACCGCGCGCTCAGCCGGCAGCTCAGCAGTGGGGTCTCCGAGATCCAGCAGACCGCCGACCGCTGGCGCGTGTCCCTGGACGTCAACCACTTCGCCCCCGAGGAGCTGACGGTCAAGACCAAGGACGGCGTGGTGGAGATCACTG gcaAGCACGAGGAAAGGCAGGACGAGCACGGCTACATTTCCCGTTGCTTCACTCGCAAATACAC GCTGCCCCCCGGTGTGGACCCCACCCTGGtctcctcctctctgtccccTGAGGGCACGCTCACCGTGGAGGCCCCGTTGCCCAAGTCAGCCACCCAGTCGGCCGAGATCACCATTCCCGTCACCTTCCAGGCGCGTGCCCAGCTTGGCGGCCCCGAAGCCGGGAAGTCCGAACAGCCGGAAAACAAGTAA